A stretch of Anaeromyxobacter dehalogenans 2CP-1 DNA encodes these proteins:
- a CDS encoding AraC family transcriptional regulator, which translates to MDPAVAYLGDIVRRRRAGRFEVTEALFAGGEALPPHRHERAYVSCLLSGTYRERTAAGERDCALGTVIWHPPGEAHEDRFSPSGGHLLNVELPPGLLEDAGVRPAPGGAGRVARGGVPYAAALGLFRALSGAGPAAEDAALQLAALAPAASEAGRPAWLRRAVELLHDRSDEPLGLADVAREAGVHPVHVARTFRRVLGCTMGQFLAGVRLRRAFDLLAEPGRTVTEAAAACGFADHPHLARRFREATGLTPSQYRAARMGRARAPSRRG; encoded by the coding sequence ATGGATCCGGCCGTGGCGTACCTGGGCGACATCGTCCGCCGCCGGCGCGCGGGCCGTTTCGAGGTGACCGAGGCGCTGTTCGCGGGCGGGGAGGCGCTGCCTCCGCACCGGCACGAGCGCGCCTACGTCTCGTGCCTGCTCTCGGGCACGTACCGGGAGCGGACCGCCGCCGGCGAGCGCGACTGCGCGCTCGGGACCGTGATCTGGCACCCGCCGGGCGAGGCCCACGAGGACCGGTTCTCGCCCTCGGGCGGGCACCTCCTCAACGTGGAGCTGCCGCCCGGCCTGCTCGAGGACGCGGGGGTGCGGCCCGCGCCCGGTGGCGCCGGACGCGTGGCGCGCGGGGGGGTGCCGTACGCGGCCGCGCTGGGGCTGTTCCGCGCGCTGTCCGGCGCCGGTCCGGCCGCCGAGGACGCGGCGCTGCAGCTCGCCGCGCTCGCGCCGGCCGCCTCGGAGGCGGGGCGGCCCGCCTGGCTCCGGCGGGCGGTGGAGCTCCTGCACGACCGGTCCGACGAGCCGCTCGGGCTCGCCGACGTGGCGCGGGAGGCAGGCGTCCACCCGGTGCACGTGGCGCGCACGTTCCGGCGCGTGCTGGGGTGCACGATGGGCCAGTTCCTGGCGGGCGTGCGGCTCCGGCGCGCCTTCGACCTGCTCGCCGAGCCCGGGCGGACGGTGACCGAGGCCGCCGCCGCGTGCGGGTTCGCGGATCACCCGCACCTGGCGCGCCGCTTCCGGGAGGCGACCGGGCTGACGCCCAGCCAGTACCGCGCCGCGCGGATGGGGCGTGCGCGGGCGCCGTCGCGCCGAGGTTAA
- a CDS encoding low affinity iron permease family protein — translation MKDAFHRLAFFISEVVGTHRAFLVALGAVVVWAATGPLFGFSDSWQLVVNTGTTVVTFLMVFLIQATQNRETRALHLKIDELIRAQRRARNIFADLEHATDEELTELEAEFRKVRARATAREEAKQAGGASGA, via the coding sequence GTGAAGGACGCGTTCCATCGCCTGGCCTTCTTCATCTCCGAGGTGGTCGGGACGCACCGCGCGTTCCTGGTGGCGCTCGGGGCGGTGGTGGTCTGGGCCGCCACCGGGCCGCTGTTCGGCTTCAGCGACAGCTGGCAGCTGGTGGTGAACACCGGCACCACGGTGGTGACGTTCCTGATGGTGTTCCTCATCCAGGCGACGCAGAACCGCGAGACCCGCGCGCTGCACTTGAAGATCGACGAGCTCATCCGCGCGCAGCGACGGGCGCGGAACATCTTCGCCGACCTCGAGCACGCCACCGACGAGGAGCTGACCGAGCTCGAGGCCGAGTTCCGGAAGGTGCGGGCCCGGGCCACCGCGCGGGAGGAAGCGAAGCAGGCCGGCGGCGCATCCGGCGCCTGA
- a CDS encoding DUF2845 domain-containing protein gives MHARPLVLLLLLLLLLLALLAPAARAGESSLRCDGGTVELGASRLDLLARCGEPALREAREIQRSVLVIAGRASQESIAVVEQWIYNHGPQRFIDLVTVEGGKVTAIERGGYGYAPERVAAVRPPGRASCDPSAVRAGESKLDLLVRCGEPLAKDVVVEPRALPAGGQGDAAGEVRVPVDLWTFDFGPQRFTLVARLEGGRVIAVERGGYGTTVP, from the coding sequence ATGCACGCCCGCCCGCTCGTGCTCCTGCTCCTGCTCCTGCTCCTGCTCCTCGCGCTGCTCGCGCCCGCCGCCCGCGCGGGCGAGTCGTCGCTCCGGTGCGACGGCGGCACGGTGGAGCTCGGTGCCTCGAGGCTCGACCTGCTCGCCCGGTGCGGCGAGCCGGCGCTGCGCGAGGCGCGCGAGATCCAGCGCAGCGTGCTCGTGATCGCCGGCCGGGCGTCCCAGGAATCGATCGCGGTCGTCGAGCAATGGATCTACAACCACGGCCCGCAGCGCTTCATCGACCTCGTCACCGTCGAGGGAGGCAAGGTGACGGCGATCGAGCGCGGCGGGTACGGGTATGCGCCGGAGCGCGTGGCCGCGGTGCGGCCCCCCGGGCGGGCGAGCTGCGATCCGTCTGCGGTGAGGGCCGGCGAGAGCAAGCTCGATCTCCTCGTCCGGTGCGGGGAGCCGCTCGCGAAGGACGTGGTCGTCGAGCCGCGCGCGCTGCCCGCGGGTGGGCAGGGCGACGCGGCGGGCGAGGTGCGGGTGCCGGTGGATCTGTGGACCTTCGACTTCGGGCCGCAGCGCTTCACGCTCGTCGCCCGGCTGGAGGGCGGGAGGGTGATCGCCGTGGAGCGCGGCGGCTACGGGACGACCGTGCCCTAG
- a CDS encoding universal stress protein, which translates to MIEIPWKTVCCPVDLSDASRAALRVASDVCRRLDASLTLLHVQEGAPAAERLAEWRAAAEAAGVKRVSAEETGGDPETAIAEWVDAHGVDLVVMGTHGRTGRTHALVGSVAESTVRRARCPVMVVHDEWTGTLH; encoded by the coding sequence ATGATCGAGATCCCCTGGAAGACGGTGTGCTGCCCGGTGGACCTGTCCGATGCGTCGCGCGCGGCGCTGCGCGTCGCGAGCGACGTCTGCCGGCGGCTCGACGCCTCGCTCACGCTGCTGCACGTGCAGGAGGGCGCGCCGGCGGCGGAGCGGCTGGCCGAGTGGCGCGCCGCGGCCGAGGCCGCCGGGGTGAAGCGCGTCTCCGCGGAGGAGACCGGCGGCGATCCCGAGACCGCCATCGCGGAATGGGTGGACGCGCACGGGGTCGACCTGGTGGTGATGGGCACGCACGGCCGCACCGGGCGGACGCACGCGCTGGTGGGCTCGGTGGCGGAGAGCACGGTCCGGCGGGCGCGCTGCCCGGTGATGGTGGTCCACGACGAGTGGACCGGCACGCTGCACTGA
- the metF gene encoding methylenetetrahydrofolate reductase [NAD(P)H]: protein MRITDLLRFARERGEPIFSFEFFPPKTDDGVRGLFETVEALRPLGPAYVSVTYGAGGSTRAKTIELVKRLKRDAEVEAMAHVTCVGASRDEIAAVLDEVAEAGIQNVLALRGDPPRGQGGFVPHPDGFTHASELVAFIRSQPERWRFCVGAAAYPEGHPETRDLAQDLRHLKLKVDAGSDFLVTQLFFENAHYFRFVERARAGGVEVPVVPGIMPFTNVEQVERFTAMCGAAIPPPLRAAMEVRRADPESARELGVAYATLQCADLLRRGAPGIHFYTLNRSPSTRAIVAALRACEPWRG from the coding sequence GTGCGGATCACCGACCTCCTGCGCTTCGCCCGAGAGCGGGGCGAGCCCATCTTCTCCTTCGAGTTCTTCCCGCCCAAGACCGACGACGGGGTGCGAGGCCTGTTCGAGACGGTCGAGGCGCTGCGCCCGCTCGGCCCCGCCTACGTGTCGGTGACGTACGGCGCCGGCGGGTCCACCCGGGCGAAGACCATCGAGCTGGTGAAGCGGCTCAAGCGCGACGCCGAGGTCGAGGCGATGGCGCACGTCACCTGCGTGGGCGCGTCGCGCGACGAGATCGCGGCCGTGCTCGACGAGGTGGCGGAGGCCGGGATCCAGAACGTGCTGGCGCTGCGCGGCGATCCGCCGCGCGGGCAGGGCGGGTTCGTCCCGCACCCGGACGGCTTCACGCACGCGAGCGAGCTCGTCGCGTTCATCCGGTCGCAGCCGGAGCGCTGGCGCTTCTGCGTGGGCGCCGCCGCGTACCCCGAGGGCCACCCCGAGACCCGGGACCTGGCGCAGGACCTCCGCCACCTGAAGCTCAAGGTCGACGCCGGCAGCGACTTCCTGGTGACGCAGCTGTTCTTCGAGAACGCGCACTACTTCCGCTTCGTCGAGCGCGCGCGCGCCGGCGGCGTCGAGGTGCCGGTGGTGCCCGGGATCATGCCGTTCACCAACGTCGAGCAGGTGGAGCGCTTCACCGCCATGTGCGGCGCCGCCATCCCGCCGCCGCTCCGCGCGGCGATGGAGGTCCGGCGCGCGGACCCGGAGAGCGCCCGCGAGCTGGGCGTGGCCTACGCGACGCTGCAGTGCGCGGACCTGCTGCGCCGCGGCGCCCCCGGGATCCACTTCTACACGCTGAACCGCTCGCCCTCGACGCGTGCCATCGTGGCGGCGCTCCGGGCCTGCGAGCCCTGGCGCGGCTGA
- the greB gene encoding transcription elongation factor GreB, with translation MSRTPRYITPEGFRRLAAEHARIWTELRPRIVAEVEAAAALGDRSENAEYIYGKKKLRELDRRLRFLSEKMDSLSVVEPRAHPDGRAFFGAWVTVEQEDGQARRVRLVGPDEFDVAAGLISVDAPLGRALLGKREGDVVVVHRPAGMVELTVVEVSWSDPEGG, from the coding sequence ATGTCCAGGACGCCCCGATACATCACGCCCGAAGGGTTCCGGCGCCTCGCCGCCGAGCACGCCCGCATCTGGACCGAGCTGCGGCCGCGCATCGTGGCCGAGGTCGAGGCCGCCGCCGCGCTGGGCGACCGCAGCGAGAACGCCGAGTACATCTACGGCAAGAAGAAGCTGCGGGAGCTGGATCGCCGCCTGCGCTTCCTCTCGGAGAAGATGGACTCGCTCTCGGTGGTCGAGCCGCGGGCCCACCCGGACGGCCGGGCGTTCTTCGGCGCCTGGGTGACCGTCGAGCAGGAGGACGGCCAGGCGCGGAGGGTCCGCCTGGTCGGGCCGGACGAGTTCGACGTCGCCGCCGGGCTCATCAGCGTGGACGCGCCGCTCGGCCGGGCGCTGCTCGGCAAGCGCGAGGGCGACGTGGTGGTGGTGCACCGGCCCGCCGGCATGGTGGAATTGACCGTGGTGGAGGTCTCCTGGTCGGACCCGGAGGGCGGATGA
- a CDS encoding endonuclease/exonuclease/phosphatase family protein, translating to MRFRVVTWNVHGLRGAGRRPDPERIARVLDDIGADVAGLQEVGARLPGADAHAAEALARLTGLNGAFGPTLQHARGFAYGNAILSRHPIDATRTYDLSVPGREPRGCLRADLDLGPMRVHVFAAHLGLHWRERRRQAAALLSADILRDAALSHPLVLVGDFNSPSDRSAVPRWLRRTLTDCAVAAGRPAATFPSAWPLLRLDRAYVDAALRVLACEVIRTPLARRASDHLPLVVELELTEAARRPPAPRPVEAPGVRTRTG from the coding sequence GTGCGCTTCCGCGTGGTCACCTGGAACGTGCACGGCCTGCGCGGCGCGGGCCGCCGCCCCGATCCCGAGCGCATCGCCCGCGTGCTCGACGACATCGGCGCCGACGTGGCGGGGCTGCAGGAGGTCGGCGCGAGGCTCCCGGGCGCCGACGCGCACGCCGCCGAGGCGCTCGCGCGCCTCACCGGCCTGAACGGCGCGTTCGGCCCGACGCTCCAGCACGCGCGCGGCTTCGCGTACGGCAACGCCATCCTCTCCCGCCACCCCATCGACGCGACGCGCACCTACGACCTGTCGGTGCCCGGACGCGAGCCACGCGGCTGCCTGCGCGCCGATCTCGACCTCGGCCCGATGCGCGTCCACGTGTTCGCCGCCCACCTCGGCCTGCACTGGCGCGAGCGGCGGCGCCAGGCGGCCGCCCTGCTGTCGGCGGACATCCTGCGCGACGCCGCGCTCTCCCATCCCCTGGTGCTGGTGGGGGACTTCAACTCGCCCTCCGACCGCTCGGCGGTCCCGCGCTGGCTGCGCCGCACGCTCACCGACTGCGCCGTCGCGGCCGGCCGCCCCGCCGCCACGTTCCCGTCCGCCTGGCCGCTCCTGCGGCTCGACCGCGCCTACGTGGACGCCGCGCTGCGCGTCCTCGCCTGCGAGGTGATCCGGACGCCGCTCGCCCGCCGGGCCTCGGACCACCTGCCGCTCGTCGTCGAGCTGGAGCTCACCGAGGCCGCGCGCCGTCCGCCCGCCCCGCGGCCGGTCGAGGCGCCTGGCGTCCGGACGCGGACCGGGTGA
- a CDS encoding YtxH domain-containing protein — MAMSWKAMKGMLDRELLLKRMGLEERSPAGDFFTGLGLFSVGVLVGAGLGMMFAPRRGEDLRAMMTDAWRQRTGKPTQGPDYQAMGAETAMPPPQH; from the coding sequence ATGGCGATGTCCTGGAAGGCGATGAAGGGGATGCTCGACCGCGAGCTGCTCTTGAAGCGGATGGGGCTCGAGGAGCGCAGCCCGGCCGGCGACTTCTTCACCGGCCTCGGCCTGTTCTCGGTCGGCGTGCTGGTGGGCGCCGGGCTGGGCATGATGTTCGCGCCCCGCCGCGGCGAGGATCTGCGCGCGATGATGACGGACGCGTGGCGGCAGCGGACCGGCAAGCCGACCCAGGGGCCCGACTACCAGGCCATGGGCGCCGAGACGGCGATGCCGCCCCCGCAGCACTGA
- the yihA gene encoding ribosome biogenesis GTP-binding protein YihA/YsxC: MPIQVVSADFAKTATRPEEWPRGATPEIAFVGRSNVGKSSMLNALARRKGLARVSSTPGRTRALQFFDLSYRPTPAARPRAIRFCDLPGYGYAKVARAERDRWTAMIEDYLRDRDVLRAVVLIVDARHPPSESDEDAAAFLVSAGRRLVVAATKTDKLPKARRVLALQQVERALGLARGDAVPFSAVEGTGTDALWARLAALAAEEPQTAEAEPPA, from the coding sequence GTGCCGATCCAGGTCGTCTCCGCCGACTTCGCCAAGACCGCCACCCGCCCCGAGGAGTGGCCGCGCGGCGCCACGCCCGAGATCGCGTTCGTGGGCCGCTCGAACGTGGGGAAGTCGTCGATGCTGAACGCGCTCGCCCGGCGCAAGGGGCTGGCGCGCGTCTCGTCCACCCCCGGCCGCACCCGCGCGCTCCAGTTCTTCGATCTCTCGTACCGGCCGACGCCGGCGGCGCGGCCGCGCGCCATCCGCTTCTGCGACCTGCCCGGCTACGGCTACGCGAAGGTGGCGCGGGCCGAGCGCGACCGCTGGACGGCGATGATCGAGGACTACCTGCGCGACCGCGACGTGCTGCGCGCGGTGGTGCTCATCGTGGACGCGCGCCACCCGCCCTCGGAGAGCGACGAGGACGCCGCCGCGTTCCTGGTGTCGGCGGGGCGGCGCCTCGTGGTCGCGGCGACGAAGACCGACAAGCTGCCCAAGGCGCGCCGCGTGCTCGCGCTCCAGCAGGTCGAGCGCGCGCTCGGCCTGGCGCGCGGTGACGCGGTGCCGTTCTCCGCAGTGGAGGGCACCGGCACCGACGCGCTCTGGGCGCGGCTCGCGGCGCTCGCCGCCGAGGAGCCGCAGACCGCCGAGGCGGAGCCGCCGGCCTAG
- a CDS encoding cytochrome c family protein yields MLPDLRLPLLAAVLVALAPAARAAGDKVGPEACKACHPSAYERWRVSPHARALEVLPAERRDDPRCLSCHAPDREDGLAGVSCETCHGPGRAYAADYVMRDRELARAVGLADPGPKTCLACHTDSTPSLLRFDPKRKLPLIDHWSPHWTPAPGDAAAPAGPRAPARPAPAPARRPGGR; encoded by the coding sequence GTGCTCCCCGACCTCCGCCTCCCGCTCCTCGCCGCCGTCCTCGTCGCCCTGGCTCCCGCCGCGCGTGCCGCAGGCGACAAGGTGGGACCCGAGGCGTGCAAGGCGTGTCACCCGTCGGCGTACGAGCGGTGGCGGGTGAGCCCGCACGCGCGCGCGCTCGAGGTGTTGCCGGCGGAGCGCCGGGACGACCCGCGCTGCCTCTCGTGCCACGCGCCCGATCGCGAGGACGGGCTCGCCGGCGTCTCCTGCGAGACCTGCCACGGCCCGGGGCGCGCCTACGCGGCCGACTACGTCATGCGCGACCGCGAGCTGGCGCGCGCCGTGGGCCTGGCGGACCCGGGCCCGAAGACCTGCCTCGCCTGCCACACCGACTCGACGCCGAGCCTGCTGCGCTTCGACCCGAAGCGGAAGCTGCCGCTCATTGATCATTGGTCCCCGCACTGGACCCCCGCGCCCGGCGATGCCGCGGCGCCGGCCGGTCCCCGCGCGCCGGCGCGGCCAGCCCCGGCCCCCGCCCGCCGCCCCGGCGGCCGCTAG